From Fimbriimonadaceae bacterium, one genomic window encodes:
- a CDS encoding SRPBCC domain-containing protein: SAPSRLVWTNEEDGGQTVTTATFAEAEGSTTVVVSNLYPSKEALESDGATAAMPEAFDQLDSLLASLPHG, encoded by the coding sequence TGTCCGCGCCGTCACGGCTTGTGTGGACCAACGAAGAGGACGGAGGCCAGACGGTGACGACGGCCACGTTCGCCGAGGCCGAGGGATCGACGACGGTCGTGGTCAGCAACCTCTACCCGTCGAAGGAGGCCCTGGAATCTGACGGGGCCACGGCGGCCATGCCGGAGGCCTTCGACCAGCTCGACAGTTTGCTGGCCAGTCTGCCTCACGGGTAG